One Pseudonocardia abyssalis DNA segment encodes these proteins:
- a CDS encoding carboxylesterase/lipase family protein — protein sequence MHSVVKTLSGEVRGNASSGVTAFLGIPYAAAPFGPLRFREPAPVEPWEGVRDALEHGPTAPAPGYPAPFSDLLPVVRVPGEEILNLSVWTPDPSASDLPVMVWIHGGAFVNGSNSIPVYDGSAFARDGVVLVGVNYRLGAEGFLHLPDAPPNRGLLDQVAALRWVRDNIAAFGGDPDTVTVFGESAGGMSVGALLAMPSAQGLFRRAILQSGAAHHALSAGTASKVAGYLAEEVGVEPTAAGFAAADPARLVAGQQALSVQSATQPDPARWREITLNSMIFEPVVDGEVLPALPIEAIAAGASADVEVLVGSNRDEHRFFLVPTGAADRVTDAAIAVVAGAYRLPDGAVDAYRAERPDASPGLVLADLMGDWFFRIPAVRLAEANGRAHVYEFDWVTPVLDGRLGSCHALELGFVFDTLAAGSALSGGDPPQELADAMHAAWVAFARTGDPGWPRYSEGRAVRRFGDVVQTLADPRGDLRELWSGIR from the coding sequence ATGCACTCCGTCGTGAAGACCCTCTCCGGTGAGGTGCGCGGCAACGCCTCCTCCGGCGTCACCGCGTTCCTCGGCATCCCCTACGCAGCGGCCCCGTTCGGTCCGCTCCGGTTCCGCGAGCCCGCCCCCGTCGAGCCGTGGGAGGGGGTCCGCGACGCGCTGGAGCACGGCCCGACCGCGCCCGCGCCGGGCTACCCGGCGCCGTTCTCCGACCTGCTGCCGGTCGTGCGGGTGCCGGGGGAGGAGATCCTCAACCTCAGCGTCTGGACGCCCGACCCGTCGGCCTCGGACCTGCCGGTCATGGTCTGGATCCACGGCGGCGCGTTCGTCAACGGCTCCAACTCGATCCCGGTCTACGACGGCTCCGCGTTCGCCCGCGACGGCGTCGTGCTCGTCGGGGTCAACTACCGCCTCGGCGCCGAGGGGTTCCTGCACCTGCCCGACGCCCCGCCCAACCGCGGCCTGCTCGACCAGGTCGCCGCGCTGCGCTGGGTCCGCGACAACATCGCCGCGTTCGGCGGTGACCCCGACACCGTCACGGTGTTCGGGGAGTCCGCGGGCGGGATGAGCGTGGGCGCACTGCTCGCGATGCCGTCGGCGCAGGGGCTGTTCCGGCGCGCGATCCTGCAGAGCGGCGCCGCGCACCACGCGCTGAGCGCGGGCACGGCGTCGAAGGTGGCGGGGTACCTGGCCGAGGAGGTCGGCGTCGAGCCGACCGCGGCGGGGTTCGCGGCGGCGGATCCCGCGCGGCTCGTCGCCGGCCAGCAGGCGCTGAGCGTGCAGTCGGCGACCCAGCCCGACCCGGCGCGGTGGCGCGAGATCACGCTCAACTCGATGATCTTCGAGCCGGTCGTCGACGGGGAGGTGCTGCCGGCGCTGCCGATCGAGGCGATCGCCGCGGGCGCGAGCGCCGACGTCGAGGTGCTGGTCGGCAGCAACCGCGACGAGCACCGGTTCTTCCTGGTCCCGACGGGGGCTGCCGACCGCGTCACCGACGCGGCGATCGCCGTCGTCGCGGGGGCCTACCGGCTACCCGACGGTGCGGTCGACGCCTACCGCGCCGAGCGGCCCGACGCCTCGCCCGGGCTCGTGCTCGCCGACCTCATGGGCGACTGGTTCTTCCGGATCCCCGCGGTGCGCCTCGCCGAGGCGAACGGCCGGGCGCACGTCTACGAGTTCGACTGGGTCACCCCCGTCCTCGACGGGCGGCTGGGCTCGTGCCACGCCCTGGAGCTCGGGTTCGTCTTCGACACCCTCGCCGCCGGGTCCGCACTCTCCGGCGGCGACCCACCCCAGGAGCTGGCCGACGCGATGCACGCCGCGTGGGTGGCGTTCGCCCGCACCGGCGACCCGGGCTGGCCGCGGTACTCGGAGGGCCGGGCCGTGCGCCGCTTCGGGGACGTGGTGCAGACGCTGGCCGACCCGCGAGGTGACCTGCGGGAGCTCTGGAGCGGGATCAGGTAG
- a CDS encoding DNA alkylation repair protein, protein MTDLADAVRAGLAARADPDAAGPMQRYMRSAMPFRGVPKPAREELVRELVAGRSVPSVEEFGATVRDLWDGAEFREERYVTLTLTGHRRWAPPQDASWVPLYRHWIVTGAWWDFTDEIASRRIGSLLRADPASLVPVLRAWITDPDRWLRRTSVIAQLGSGEATDVGLLTDAIEATLGDPDFFLRKGIGWALRQHARVDPGWVRRFVDGHPGLSPLSRREALRHLP, encoded by the coding sequence ATGACCGATCTGGCCGACGCCGTGCGCGCCGGGCTGGCCGCCCGGGCCGATCCCGACGCGGCCGGGCCGATGCAGCGCTACATGAGGTCCGCGATGCCGTTCCGGGGTGTGCCGAAGCCGGCCCGGGAGGAACTGGTGCGGGAGCTGGTCGCGGGGCGGTCGGTGCCGTCGGTCGAGGAGTTCGGTGCCACGGTCCGCGATCTCTGGGACGGTGCGGAGTTCCGGGAGGAGCGCTACGTCACGCTCACCCTCACCGGGCACCGGCGCTGGGCGCCGCCGCAGGACGCGTCGTGGGTGCCGCTGTACCGGCACTGGATCGTCACGGGCGCGTGGTGGGACTTCACCGACGAGATCGCGAGCCGCCGGATCGGGTCGCTGCTGCGCGCCGACCCGGCGTCACTCGTCCCCGTGCTGCGGGCGTGGATCACCGACCCCGACCGGTGGCTGCGGCGCACATCGGTGATCGCGCAGCTCGGCTCCGGCGAGGCCACCGACGTCGGGCTGCTCACCGACGCGATCGAGGCCACCCTCGGGGACCCGGACTTCTTCCTGCGCAAGGGGATCGGCTGGGCCCTGCGCCAGCACGCCCGCGTCGACCCCGGCTGGGTCCGCCGGTTCGTCGACGGCCACCCCGGACTCTCCCCACTGTCGCGCCGGGAGGCCCTCAGGCACCTGCCGTGA
- the argC gene encoding N-acetyl-gamma-glutamyl-phosphate reductase gives MRMVRIAVAGASGYAGGEVLRLLLSHPDVEIGALTAGGSAGTRLGEHQPHLLALADRVLLDTTPETLAGHDVVFLALPHGHSAALAAQLGTDVVVIDCGADHRLVDAAAWSRWYGGEHAGSWPYGLPELPGARDALRGAKRVAVPGCYPTAISLALFPALAAGLAEPSVVVTAVTGTSGAGKSLKPHLLGAEVMGSLSAYGVGGVHRHTPEIVQNLSGVAGTTVDVSFTPVLAPLPRGILASCSAPTSASAGEVREAYAKAFADEPFVHLLPEGVWPTTAATLGANTVHLQVTVDHDAGRLIAVAAIDNLTKGTGGAAVQCMNLAVGLPETTGLPLNGVAP, from the coding sequence ATGCGTATGGTGCGGATCGCGGTCGCAGGAGCCAGTGGGTATGCCGGGGGCGAGGTCCTCCGCCTGCTGCTGTCCCACCCGGACGTCGAGATCGGGGCCCTGACGGCCGGCGGGAGCGCGGGGACGCGGCTGGGCGAGCACCAGCCGCACCTGCTCGCACTGGCCGACCGGGTGCTGCTCGACACGACCCCGGAGACCCTGGCCGGGCACGACGTCGTCTTCCTCGCGCTTCCGCACGGCCACTCCGCAGCGCTCGCGGCCCAGCTCGGCACCGACGTGGTGGTGATCGACTGCGGGGCCGACCACCGGCTCGTCGACGCCGCCGCGTGGTCGCGCTGGTACGGAGGCGAGCACGCCGGGAGCTGGCCCTACGGCCTGCCCGAGCTGCCCGGCGCCCGCGACGCGCTGCGCGGGGCGAAGCGCGTCGCCGTCCCCGGGTGCTACCCGACGGCGATCAGCCTCGCGCTGTTCCCGGCGCTGGCCGCCGGCCTGGCCGAGCCGTCGGTCGTGGTCACCGCCGTCACCGGGACCTCGGGGGCGGGCAAGTCTCTCAAGCCACACCTGCTCGGCGCCGAGGTGATGGGCTCGCTGTCGGCGTACGGGGTGGGGGGCGTGCACCGGCACACCCCCGAGATCGTGCAGAACCTGTCGGGGGTCGCCGGTACAACCGTCGACGTGAGCTTCACACCGGTCCTCGCCCCGCTGCCGCGCGGCATCCTCGCGTCCTGCTCGGCGCCCACGTCGGCCTCGGCGGGGGAGGTGCGCGAGGCCTACGCCAAGGCCTTCGCCGACGAGCCGTTCGTGCACCTGCTGCCCGAGGGCGTGTGGCCCACCACGGCCGCCACGCTCGGCGCCAACACCGTCCACCTGCAGGTCACCGTCGACCACGACGCCGGCCGGCTGATCGCGGTCGCCGCGATCGACAACCTCACCAAGGGCACCGGCGGCGCCGCCGTCCAGTGCATGAACCTGGCCGTCGGGCTCCCCGAGACCACCGGCCTGCCGTTGAACGGAGTGGCGCCGTGA
- the argJ gene encoding bifunctional glutamate N-acetyltransferase/amino-acid acetyltransferase ArgJ — MSLTSPQGFRAAGVVAGLKSSGAPDLALVVNDGPRFAAAGVFTRNKVKAAPVLWSQQVLTTGALRAVVLNSGGANACTGPDGFQTAHATAEKAAELLGCGAVEVAICSTGLIGAQLPRDAVLAGVEKAHAGLAADEAAGTAAATAIMTTDTVAKQVVCENRAGWRVGGMTKGAGMIAPSMATMLSVLTTDAVLDADELDTALRAAVRVTFDRLDVDGSMSTNDTVLLLASGASGVRPDPADFQRSLTQTCRFLAEQMQADAEGVTKRITVRVTGAASEDDAVVVARTVARDSLVKTALFGCDGNWGRIAAAVGYSDAAVDPDRLDIAINGVELCRGGVAAGGRTSADLSGAEIAVVITLGLGDGEGEILTTDLSHAYVEENSAYPS; from the coding sequence GTGAGTCTCACCAGCCCGCAGGGGTTCCGGGCGGCCGGTGTCGTCGCCGGGCTCAAGTCCAGCGGCGCGCCCGATCTCGCGCTCGTCGTCAACGACGGTCCGCGGTTCGCCGCGGCGGGGGTGTTCACGCGCAACAAGGTCAAGGCCGCACCCGTCCTCTGGTCGCAGCAGGTGCTCACCACCGGTGCGCTGCGGGCGGTCGTCCTCAACTCCGGCGGGGCCAACGCATGCACCGGACCGGACGGGTTCCAGACCGCGCACGCCACGGCGGAGAAGGCGGCGGAGCTGCTCGGGTGCGGGGCCGTCGAGGTCGCGATCTGCTCCACCGGCCTGATCGGCGCCCAGCTCCCGCGCGACGCCGTGCTGGCCGGGGTGGAGAAGGCCCACGCCGGGCTCGCCGCCGACGAGGCGGCGGGCACCGCGGCGGCCACCGCGATCATGACCACCGACACGGTCGCGAAGCAGGTCGTGTGCGAGAACCGGGCGGGCTGGCGGGTCGGCGGGATGACCAAGGGCGCCGGGATGATCGCGCCGTCGATGGCCACGATGCTCTCGGTGCTCACCACCGACGCGGTTCTCGATGCGGACGAGCTCGACACCGCGTTGCGCGCCGCGGTGCGCGTCACCTTCGACCGGCTCGACGTCGACGGCTCGATGTCCACCAACGACACGGTGCTGCTGCTGGCCTCGGGCGCGTCCGGGGTGCGACCCGACCCGGCCGACTTCCAGCGGTCGCTCACCCAGACCTGCCGCTTCCTCGCGGAGCAGATGCAGGCCGACGCGGAGGGCGTCACCAAGCGCATCACCGTGCGGGTCACCGGTGCGGCGTCGGAGGACGACGCCGTGGTGGTGGCGCGCACGGTCGCCCGCGACAGCCTGGTCAAGACGGCGCTGTTCGGCTGCGACGGCAACTGGGGCCGGATCGCGGCCGCCGTCGGCTACTCCGATGCCGCGGTCGACCCCGACCGGCTCGACATCGCGATCAACGGCGTCGAGCTGTGCCGCGGCGGGGTCGCGGCGGGCGGGCGCACGTCGGCCGACCTGTCCGGCGCGGAGATCGCCGTGGTGATCACGCTGGGTCTGGGCGACGGCGAGGGCGAGATCCTCACCACCGACCTGTCGCACGCCTACGTGGAGGAGAACAGTGCGTACCCCTCGTAG
- the argB gene encoding acetylglutamate kinase produces the protein MRTPRSERLERAGEKAGILAEALPWLQRFHGRIVVVKYGGNAMIDEELKQAFARDMVFLRLAGILPVVVHGGGPQISAMLTRLGLPGEFRGGLRVTTPETIDVVRMVLVGQVGRELVGLINQHGPYAVGLSGEDAGLFRAEKRTALVGGEVVDIGLVGDVVEVSPDAVLDIVRAGRIPVVAGIAPDADGQVYNINADSAAAALAAALDAAKLVVLTDVAGLYADYPDPESVISELTAAELEPMLPGLEAGMAPKMEACLRAVRGGVGQAHVIDGRVPHSVLLEVFTHDGVGTMVIP, from the coding sequence GTGCGTACCCCTCGTAGCGAGCGGCTGGAGCGGGCAGGGGAGAAGGCCGGGATCCTCGCGGAGGCGCTGCCCTGGCTGCAGCGCTTCCACGGGAGGATCGTCGTCGTCAAGTACGGCGGCAACGCCATGATCGACGAGGAGCTGAAGCAGGCCTTCGCCCGCGACATGGTCTTCCTGCGCCTGGCCGGGATCCTGCCGGTCGTGGTGCACGGCGGCGGTCCGCAGATCAGCGCGATGCTCACCCGCCTCGGCCTGCCCGGCGAGTTCCGCGGCGGCCTGCGCGTCACCACCCCCGAGACGATCGACGTGGTCCGGATGGTGCTGGTCGGGCAGGTCGGGCGCGAGCTCGTCGGCCTGATCAACCAGCACGGCCCCTACGCCGTCGGCCTGTCCGGGGAGGACGCCGGGTTGTTCCGGGCGGAGAAGCGCACCGCGCTCGTCGGCGGCGAGGTCGTCGACATCGGGTTGGTCGGCGACGTCGTCGAGGTCAGCCCGGACGCCGTGCTCGACATCGTCCGCGCGGGCCGGATCCCGGTCGTCGCGGGCATCGCGCCCGACGCCGACGGGCAGGTCTACAACATCAACGCCGACAGTGCGGCCGCCGCTCTCGCCGCGGCGCTGGACGCGGCGAAGCTCGTCGTGCTCACCGACGTCGCGGGCCTCTACGCCGACTACCCCGACCCGGAGTCGGTGATCAGCGAGCTCACCGCGGCCGAGCTGGAGCCGATGCTCCCCGGGCTGGAGGCGGGTATGGCGCCGAAGATGGAGGCGTGCCTGCGGGCGGTCCGCGGCGGGGTGGGCCAGGCCCACGTGATCGACGGCCGGGTCCCGCACTCGGTCCTGTTGGAAGTCTTCACCCACGACGGAGTCGGAACGATGGTGATCCCATGA
- a CDS encoding acetylornithine transaminase, producing the protein MSLVQRWQAAMMNNYGTPPLALVRGSGAEVWDADGRRYLDLLGGIAVNALGHAHPAVVEAVTRQISTLGHTSNLYLTEPPLALAERLLELLDAGDARVLFCNSGAEANEAAFKMARRTGRPNIIAAENSFHGRTMGALALTGQAPKRTPFEPMTPGVSHVPYGDVAALDAAVDEHTAAVFLEPIMGEAGAVTPPEGYLKAARELTAARGALLVLDEVQTGVGRTGAWFAHQTAGVVPDVITLAKGLGGGLPIGACIGIGAAGGLLEPGQHGTTFGGNPVCCAAALAVLDTIASDGLLEHVNLVGKTITAGVEALGHPLLRGVDGAGLLIGILLGEPVSAAVATAARDAGFLINNAAPDRIRLAPPLVLTQAQAAEFVAALPAILDGAKDA; encoded by the coding sequence ATGAGCCTCGTGCAGCGGTGGCAGGCCGCGATGATGAACAACTACGGCACCCCGCCGCTCGCGCTGGTGCGCGGGTCGGGCGCCGAGGTGTGGGACGCCGACGGTCGCCGCTACCTCGACCTCCTCGGCGGCATCGCGGTCAACGCGCTCGGTCACGCCCACCCCGCGGTCGTCGAGGCCGTCACCCGGCAGATCTCGACGTTGGGCCACACCTCCAACCTCTACCTCACCGAGCCGCCGCTGGCCCTGGCCGAGCGGCTCCTCGAGCTGCTCGACGCAGGCGACGCCCGCGTGCTGTTCTGCAACTCCGGCGCCGAGGCCAACGAGGCCGCGTTCAAGATGGCACGGCGCACCGGACGCCCGAACATCATCGCCGCGGAGAACTCGTTCCACGGCCGCACGATGGGCGCGTTGGCGCTCACCGGCCAGGCGCCCAAGCGCACCCCGTTCGAACCGATGACGCCCGGTGTCTCGCACGTGCCCTACGGCGACGTCGCCGCGCTCGACGCGGCGGTCGACGAGCACACCGCCGCCGTCTTCCTCGAACCGATCATGGGGGAGGCCGGCGCGGTCACCCCGCCTGAGGGCTACCTGAAGGCGGCCCGCGAGCTCACCGCGGCGCGCGGCGCACTCCTGGTCCTCGACGAGGTACAGACCGGCGTCGGGCGTACCGGAGCCTGGTTCGCCCACCAGACCGCGGGCGTCGTGCCCGATGTGATCACCCTGGCCAAGGGGCTCGGTGGCGGCCTGCCGATCGGGGCGTGCATCGGGATCGGCGCCGCGGGCGGGCTGCTCGAGCCGGGCCAGCACGGCACCACGTTCGGCGGCAACCCGGTGTGCTGCGCCGCCGCTCTCGCGGTGCTCGACACCATCGCCTCCGACGGGCTCCTCGAGCACGTGAACCTCGTCGGCAAGACGATCACCGCGGGCGTCGAGGCGCTGGGGCACCCGCTGCTCCGCGGCGTCGACGGGGCCGGCCTGCTCATCGGGATCCTGCTCGGCGAGCCGGTCTCCGCCGCGGTGGCCACCGCCGCGCGCGACGCCGGGTTCCTGATCAACAACGCTGCGCCCGACCGCATCCGCCTGGCCCCGCCGCTTGTGCTCACGCAGGCCCAGGCGGCCGAGTTCGTCGCGGCGCTCCCGGCAATCCTGGACGGGGCGAAGGATGCCTAG
- the argF gene encoding ornithine carbamoyltransferase produces MPRHLLRDDDLSPADQTAILDLADALKADRYAQRPLAGPRPIAVMFDKSSTRTRISFEVGISQLGGQPLIVDAQASQLGRGETIADTARVLSRYVDAIVWRTGDQSRIDEMAAAATVPVVNALTDQFHPCQVLADLQTIRERFGRLAGLTLTYLGDGANNMAHSLLLGGATAGMHVRVCAPEGFTPDEEVLRAAKDRAADTGGGVELIADPHAAVDGVDVIVTDTWVSMGQEADGLDRAAPFRPLQVNAELLARADPAAIVLHCLPAHRGDEITDEVLDGPQSAAWDEAENRLHAQKALLTWLLSR; encoded by the coding sequence ATGCCTAGGCACCTCCTGCGCGACGACGACCTGTCGCCCGCCGACCAGACCGCGATCCTCGACCTCGCCGACGCGCTCAAGGCCGACCGGTACGCGCAGCGGCCACTCGCCGGGCCGCGGCCGATCGCGGTCATGTTCGACAAGTCCTCCACGCGCACCCGGATCTCGTTCGAGGTCGGGATCTCGCAGCTCGGCGGCCAGCCGTTGATCGTCGACGCGCAGGCCAGCCAGCTCGGGCGCGGCGAGACCATCGCCGACACCGCCCGGGTGCTGTCCCGTTACGTCGACGCGATCGTCTGGCGCACCGGCGACCAGTCGCGCATCGACGAGATGGCTGCGGCGGCCACGGTGCCGGTGGTCAACGCGCTCACGGATCAGTTCCACCCCTGCCAGGTGCTCGCCGACCTGCAGACGATCCGGGAGCGCTTCGGACGGCTCGCCGGGCTCACGCTCACCTACCTCGGCGACGGCGCCAACAACATGGCCCACTCGCTGCTGCTCGGCGGGGCCACCGCCGGGATGCACGTGCGGGTCTGCGCACCGGAGGGGTTCACCCCCGACGAGGAGGTCCTGCGCGCCGCGAAGGACCGGGCCGCCGACACCGGCGGAGGCGTCGAGCTGATCGCCGACCCGCACGCCGCCGTCGACGGGGTCGACGTGATCGTCACCGACACGTGGGTCTCGATGGGCCAGGAGGCCGACGGTCTCGACCGCGCCGCCCCGTTCCGGCCGCTGCAGGTCAACGCGGAGCTCCTCGCCCGGGCCGACCCGGCCGCGATCGTCCTGCACTGCCTGCCCGCGCACCGCGGCGACGAGATCACCGACGAGGTCCTCGACGGGCCGCAGAGCGCCGCGTGGGACGAGGCCGAGAACCGGCTGCACGCGCAGAAGGCACTGCTCACCTGGCTGCTGAGCCGATGA
- a CDS encoding arginine repressor — translation MTAIQGGRSRVSRQARIVELITQRRVHSQSELLALLESDGIGTTQATLSRDLDELGAVKLRGADGGTPVYVIPDDGSPVRGIEGGTARLARLLGDLLVSADASGNLAVLRTPPGGAHYLASALDRAALHDVVGTIAGDDTLLVVAREPLTGAELVALLRDL, via the coding sequence ATGACCGCGATCCAGGGCGGACGCTCGCGCGTGTCGCGGCAGGCCCGGATCGTCGAGCTGATCACCCAGCGCCGGGTCCACAGCCAGAGCGAGCTGCTGGCGCTGCTGGAGTCCGACGGGATCGGCACCACGCAGGCCACCCTCTCGCGCGACCTCGACGAGCTGGGCGCGGTCAAGCTCCGCGGGGCCGACGGCGGCACACCCGTCTACGTCATCCCCGACGACGGCAGCCCGGTCCGCGGGATCGAGGGCGGCACCGCCCGGCTGGCCCGGTTGCTGGGGGACCTGCTCGTGTCCGCGGACGCGAGTGGGAACCTGGCGGTCCTGCGCACGCCTCCCGGTGGGGCGCACTACCTGGCCAGCGCGCTGGACCGCGCGGCCCTGCACGACGTCGTCGGCACCATCGCCGGCGACGACACCCTCCTGGTGGTGGCCCGCGAGCCCCTCACCGGCGCCGAACTCGTCGCGCTGCTGCGCGATCTGTAG
- the argG gene encoding argininosuccinate synthase, with protein MSKVLTSLPQGERIGIAFSGGLDTSVAVAWMRESGGIPCTYTADLGQYDELDVSGVPDRAKQYGAEIARVVDIRPQLVEEGLAALACGAFHIRSGGRTYFNTTPLGRAVTGTLLVRAMHADDVNIWGDGSTFKGNDIERFYRYGLLANPELRIYKPWLDADFVHQLGGRDEMSRWLTSRGLPYKDSAEKAYSTDANIWGATHEAKTLEHLDVSLETIEPIMGVRFWDPSVEIATEDVAVTFEAGHPVAINGERFADPVALVLAANRIGGRHGLGMSDQIENRIIEAKSRGIYEAPGMALLFTAYERLVNAIHNEDTVANYHHEGRKLGRLLYEGRWLDPQALMVRESIQRWIASLVTGTVTLRLRRGDDYTVLDTRGSGFSYHPERLSMERVENAAFGPTDRIGQLTMRNLDIADSRAKLEAYAGQPHDQGTVLVEHGTLFGELPSGGFDRIAAADEARDSGRFLDDAALEAGTD; from the coding sequence GTGAGCAAGGTCCTGACCTCCCTGCCCCAGGGTGAGCGCATCGGCATCGCCTTCTCCGGAGGCCTCGACACCTCCGTGGCGGTCGCCTGGATGCGCGAGAGCGGCGGGATCCCGTGTACCTACACCGCCGACCTCGGCCAGTACGACGAGCTGGACGTCTCCGGCGTGCCCGACCGCGCGAAGCAGTACGGCGCCGAGATCGCCCGCGTGGTCGACATCCGGCCGCAGCTGGTGGAGGAGGGCCTGGCCGCGCTCGCGTGCGGCGCCTTCCACATCCGGTCCGGGGGGCGCACGTACTTCAACACCACGCCGCTGGGCCGCGCCGTCACCGGCACCCTGCTGGTGCGGGCGATGCACGCCGACGACGTCAACATCTGGGGCGACGGCTCCACCTTCAAGGGCAACGACATCGAGCGGTTCTACCGCTACGGCCTGCTGGCCAACCCCGAGCTGCGCATCTACAAGCCGTGGCTCGACGCCGACTTCGTCCACCAGCTCGGTGGGCGTGACGAGATGAGCCGGTGGCTCACCTCCCGCGGGCTGCCCTACAAGGACTCGGCGGAGAAGGCGTACTCCACCGACGCCAACATCTGGGGGGCCACGCACGAGGCCAAGACCCTCGAACACCTCGACGTGTCCCTGGAGACCATCGAGCCGATCATGGGCGTCCGCTTCTGGGACCCCTCGGTCGAGATCGCGACCGAGGACGTCGCGGTCACCTTCGAGGCGGGCCACCCGGTGGCGATCAACGGTGAGCGGTTCGCCGACCCGGTCGCCCTCGTGCTGGCGGCCAACAGGATCGGCGGCCGCCACGGCCTCGGCATGTCCGACCAGATCGAGAACCGGATCATCGAGGCGAAGTCGCGCGGCATCTACGAGGCGCCCGGCATGGCGCTGCTCTTCACCGCCTACGAGCGGCTGGTGAACGCGATCCACAACGAGGACACCGTCGCGAACTACCACCACGAGGGCCGCAAGCTCGGCCGGCTGCTCTACGAGGGTCGCTGGCTCGACCCCCAGGCCCTGATGGTCCGCGAGTCGATCCAGCGCTGGATCGCCTCGCTCGTCACCGGCACCGTCACGCTCCGCCTGCGCCGCGGTGACGACTACACGGTCCTCGACACCCGCGGGAGCGGCTTCTCCTACCACCCCGAGAGGCTCTCGATGGAGCGCGTCGAGAACGCCGCGTTCGGCCCGACGGACCGGATCGGCCAGCTCACGATGCGCAACCTCGACATCGCCGACTCCCGGGCCAAGCTGGAGGCCTACGCCGGACAGCCGCACGACCAGGGCACCGTCCTCGTCGAGCACGGCACGCTGTTCGGCGAGCTGCCCTCGGGCGGGTTCGACCGGATCGCCGCGGCGGACGAGGCGCGCGACTCGGGCCGGTTCCTCGACGACGCCGCCCTGGAAGCGGGGACCGACTGA
- the argH gene encoding argininosuccinate lyase produces the protein MAGSALWGGRFASGPADALAALSKSTHFDWRLAPYDVRGSVAHARVLHAAGLLTDTELTGMLDALAKLGADVESGAFGPAPDDEDVHSALERGLIERAGPDLGGKLRAGRSRNDQVATLFRMWLRDAAVRVGGGVLDVVDALVAQATAHAGAPMPGRTHLQHAQPVLLGHHLAAHAHALLRDVDRLCDWDRRAAVSPYGSGALAGSSLGLDPEAVAKELGFDSSSANSIDGTASRDFAAEAAFVLAMIAVDLSRIAEEVILWATAEFSYVTLDDAFSTGSSIMPQKKNPDVAELTRGKAGRLIGNLTGLLATLKAMPLAYNRDLQEDKEPLFDSVEQLDLLLPAVSGMVATLTFHTDRLAALAPQGFTLATDVAEWLVREGVPFRVAHEAAGGCVRAAEGRGVGLADLTDAELVAVHPALTPGVREVLTVAGSIASRNARGGTAGERVAEQLDDLRAAAATARDALSLGGPA, from the coding sequence ATGGCGGGCTCGGCACTGTGGGGCGGCCGGTTCGCCTCCGGTCCGGCCGACGCTCTGGCGGCACTGAGCAAGTCCACCCACTTCGACTGGCGCCTCGCCCCCTACGACGTGCGCGGCTCGGTGGCGCACGCCCGGGTGCTGCACGCCGCGGGCCTGCTCACCGACACCGAGCTCACCGGCATGCTCGACGCGCTGGCCAAGCTGGGCGCCGACGTCGAGTCGGGTGCGTTCGGACCGGCGCCCGATGACGAGGACGTGCATTCCGCCCTGGAACGCGGACTCATCGAGCGGGCCGGCCCGGACCTGGGCGGGAAGCTCCGAGCCGGGCGGTCGCGCAACGACCAGGTGGCCACGCTGTTCCGGATGTGGCTGCGCGACGCGGCCGTGCGGGTCGGCGGGGGAGTGCTCGACGTCGTCGACGCACTGGTGGCGCAGGCGACCGCGCACGCCGGGGCACCCATGCCCGGCCGCACCCACCTGCAGCACGCGCAGCCGGTGCTGCTCGGGCACCACCTGGCCGCGCACGCCCACGCGCTGTTGCGCGACGTCGACCGGCTGTGCGACTGGGATCGGCGCGCCGCCGTCTCACCGTACGGGTCGGGTGCGCTGGCGGGGTCGAGCCTCGGGCTCGATCCGGAGGCCGTCGCGAAGGAGCTGGGCTTCGACTCGTCCAGCGCCAACTCCATCGACGGCACCGCGTCGCGCGACTTCGCGGCCGAGGCCGCGTTCGTCCTCGCGATGATCGCGGTGGACCTCTCGCGGATCGCGGAGGAGGTGATCCTCTGGGCGACGGCGGAGTTCTCCTACGTCACGCTCGACGACGCGTTCTCCACCGGCAGCTCGATCATGCCGCAGAAGAAGAACCCCGACGTCGCGGAGCTGACGCGCGGCAAGGCGGGGCGGCTGATCGGCAACCTGACGGGGCTGCTGGCCACGCTCAAGGCGATGCCGCTCGCGTACAACCGCGACCTGCAGGAGGACAAGGAGCCGCTGTTCGACTCCGTCGAGCAGCTCGACCTCCTGCTGCCCGCCGTCTCCGGGATGGTGGCCACCCTCACGTTCCACACCGACCGGCTCGCCGCGCTCGCGCCGCAGGGCTTCACCCTGGCCACCGACGTCGCCGAGTGGCTGGTCCGCGAGGGCGTCCCGTTCCGCGTGGCGCACGAGGCGGCGGGTGGTTGTGTCCGTGCGGCGGAGGGCCGCGGCGTCGGTCTGGCCGATCTCACCGACGCCGAGCTCGTCGCCGTCCACCCCGCGCTCACCCCCGGGGTGCGCGAGGTGCTCACGGTGGCGGGCTCGATAGCCTCGCGCAACGCCCGCGGTGGCACCGCGGGGGAGCGCGTCGCCGAGCAGCTCGACGACCTGCGCGCCGCCGCGGCCACCGCCCGCGACGCTCTCTCGCTTGGAGGACCAGCATGA